In Magnetovibrio sp., the following proteins share a genomic window:
- a CDS encoding nitroreductase family protein — MNALSVSTAIHNRTAIRTFDPSFIMSGDDKRRLLSLAMQAPSAWNIQHWRFVLVEDPAQRAALQAAAGNQAQFTDSAMLVAIVVDLEAWKRNPARYFDAVGEDIAEVLAAKVIDFYTDRDWLARDDAMRSCGLAAQTLMLAATEMGLATCPMDLFEPETVQDLLNLPSGHVTAMFVAIGKAKADQDAPRMGRLPYDEVVVIDRFPNA; from the coding sequence ATGAACGCTCTATCCGTTTCGACCGCCATTCACAACCGCACCGCCATTCGCACATTTGACCCGAGCTTCATCATGTCTGGTGACGACAAACGCCGTCTGCTGTCATTGGCCATGCAAGCGCCGAGTGCGTGGAATATCCAACATTGGCGCTTCGTGTTGGTCGAAGACCCTGCCCAACGCGCAGCGCTGCAAGCGGCGGCGGGCAATCAAGCGCAATTTACAGACAGCGCCATGCTGGTGGCCATCGTCGTCGATCTCGAAGCCTGGAAACGCAATCCGGCGCGCTATTTCGATGCCGTGGGCGAAGACATCGCCGAGGTTTTGGCCGCAAAGGTGATCGATTTTTATACCGATCGCGACTGGCTGGCGCGCGACGACGCCATGCGTTCGTGTGGTTTGGCGGCACAAACCTTGATGCTGGCCGCCACCGAAATGGGCCTTGCGACGTGCCCGATGGATTTGTTCGAGCCCGAGACGGTGCAAGACCTGCTCAATTTGCCCTCGGGCCATGTCACGGCCATGTTCGTCGCCATCGGCAAAGCCAAAGCGGACCAAGACGCACCCCGCATGGGACGTTTGCCCTATGATGAAGTCGTGGTGATCGACCGCTTCCCGAACGCCTAA
- a CDS encoding TetR/AcrR family transcriptional regulator has protein sequence MTQTTDTRTQILDIAERLLQQRGFNAFSYQDIANELGIRKASLHYHFPSKADLGTALAERHANRALDALQGVDQLNLNAWQQLDAFFKPFIDLAKSCDLMCVGGVMASEYSTLPTPMQHRMDEFFAILHTWLTRVLRQGRASGQLYFGAEPSVKADAIIATLEGAILIAKTRKNADFIDPLIDDIKASLGG, from the coding sequence ATGACCCAAACGACCGATACCAGAACGCAGATCTTGGATATTGCCGAACGCTTACTGCAACAGCGCGGTTTCAATGCCTTCAGCTACCAAGATATTGCCAATGAATTGGGCATTCGCAAAGCCAGTTTGCATTATCATTTTCCCAGCAAAGCCGATTTAGGCACGGCCCTTGCCGAACGCCATGCCAACCGTGCCCTGGATGCCCTGCAAGGCGTCGATCAGCTCAACCTCAATGCCTGGCAGCAGCTCGATGCTTTCTTTAAGCCCTTTATAGATCTAGCAAAAAGCTGCGATTTGATGTGTGTGGGTGGTGTCATGGCCTCGGAGTATTCGACTTTACCCACCCCCATGCAGCACCGTATGGACGAATTTTTTGCCATTTTACACACGTGGCTGACGCGGGTTTTGCGCCAAGGCCGGGCATCCGGGCAGCTCTATTTCGGCGCCGAGCCATCGGTTAAGGCCGACGCCATCATTGCCACGCTTGAAGGCGCCATATTGATTGCAAAAACCCGCAAAAACGCCGATTTTATCGACCCTCTCATCGACGACATCAAGGCATCCCTGGGCGGCTGA
- a CDS encoding D-glycerate dehydrogenase, producing MNTSNKPKVVVTRKLPDPVETRMMELFDVQLNLDDVPMTQTQLAEAVKHCDVLVPTVTDNIDAGVLAQAGEQFRLVANYGTGVDHIDLATARQRGILVTNTPDVLTEDTADMTMSLLLAVPRRLVEGERALREGRWSGWSPTWMLGHRIHGKRLGIVGMGRIGRAVAKRAKGFGLSIHYHNRNRVHKDVERELEATYWESLDQMLARMDIISVNCPHTPATYHLLSARRLKLMQSHAFIVNTARGEIIDENALIRMLKAGEIAGAGLDVYENEPAINPKFLDLNNVTLLPHMGSATCEGRIDMGEKVLINIKTFADGHSPPDRVLFDI from the coding sequence ATGAACACTTCCAATAAGCCCAAAGTCGTCGTCACGCGCAAACTTCCCGATCCCGTCGAAACCCGCATGATGGAGTTGTTCGACGTTCAATTGAATCTGGACGATGTGCCGATGACGCAAACGCAGTTGGCGGAAGCCGTGAAACACTGCGACGTACTGGTGCCGACCGTGACCGACAATATCGATGCCGGGGTTTTGGCCCAGGCGGGCGAACAATTTCGGTTGGTCGCCAACTACGGTACCGGGGTCGATCACATCGATCTGGCCACCGCCCGTCAGCGCGGGATTTTGGTCACCAACACCCCGGATGTCTTGACCGAAGACACCGCGGATATGACCATGTCGCTGCTATTGGCCGTGCCGCGCCGTTTGGTCGAAGGTGAACGCGCTTTGCGTGAAGGACGCTGGTCCGGCTGGTCGCCGACTTGGATGCTGGGCCATCGCATTCACGGCAAGCGTCTGGGGATCGTCGGCATGGGCCGTATCGGCCGTGCCGTGGCCAAACGCGCCAAGGGATTCGGCTTGTCGATCCACTATCACAACCGCAATCGCGTGCACAAAGATGTGGAACGCGAGTTGGAGGCGACCTACTGGGAAAGCCTCGACCAAATGCTGGCACGCATGGACATCATTTCGGTGAACTGCCCGCACACACCCGCGACTTATCACCTGTTGTCGGCCCGCCGCCTGAAACTGATGCAATCGCACGCCTTTATCGTCAACACCGCACGCGGTGAAATCATCGATGAAAATGCCTTGATCCGCATGCTCAAGGCAGGCGAGATCGCGGGCGCGGGCCTCGATGTCTACGAAAACGAGCCGGCCATCAATCCCAAGTTCCTCGATTTGAACAACGTTACCCTGCTGCCGCATATGGGTTCGGCGACCTGTGAAGGCCGCATAGACATGGGTGAAAAGGTGCTCATCAACATTAAAACTTTTGCCGATGGGCACTCGCCGCCGGACCGGGTTTTGTTTGATATTTAA
- a CDS encoding DsrE/DsrF/DrsH-like family protein produces MAEVLNPERPEKLSIVVFSGDFDKVHYALVMASAAAAIDTPVTLFFTMEGARALMRPGVDNVAAWSTQPTSSGLETGADMNDTFVERGVADFETLLSACRELGVRFMVCEMGLKALDLKRGELRPDITIEIGGVVTFLNDAHKDGAIIFI; encoded by the coding sequence ATGGCTGAAGTTTTGAACCCCGAACGACCCGAAAAGTTGTCCATTGTGGTATTTTCCGGCGATTTCGACAAGGTCCACTATGCATTGGTGATGGCGTCCGCCGCCGCCGCCATCGACACCCCGGTGACTCTTTTTTTCACTATGGAAGGGGCACGCGCGCTGATGCGCCCGGGCGTCGACAATGTAGCGGCCTGGTCCACCCAACCCACCAGCAGCGGCTTAGAAACCGGTGCCGACATGAACGATACGTTCGTGGAACGCGGCGTTGCCGATTTTGAGACCCTGCTCAGCGCCTGCCGTGAGCTCGGCGTGCGCTTCATGGTGTGTGAAATGGGCCTCAAAGCGCTCGATCTCAAGCGTGGCGAGCTGCGCCCCGACATCACCATCGAGATCGGTGGCGTGGTGACTTTCCTAAACGATGCCCACAAAGACGGTGCAATCATTTTTATTTAG
- the moeB gene encoding molybdopterin-synthase adenylyltransferase MoeB, producing MDFTEQQIQRYARHILLPQVGGHGQSTLLNSKVLVVGAGGLGSPILMYLAAAGVGTLGIVDDDSVDLSNLQRQIVHTTERIGVAKVDSAATALRAINPDINLVLHKERLSLDNVESLLNDYDLVTDGSDNFATRFLINDAAYFAKKPLVSGAILRFDGQVATFKNFPGGHEDGPCYRCIFREPPPPGQIPSCSEAGVLGALCGTIGSLQATEVLKELLGIGESLSGSLLIYDALASQFRTIKVKRDPGCPLCGDHPTITDLSIHAAPQVDPCHG from the coding sequence TTGGACTTTACCGAACAGCAAATTCAACGATACGCACGCCACATCCTGTTGCCACAGGTTGGCGGCCACGGTCAAAGCACTTTGCTTAATTCCAAAGTTCTCGTTGTTGGTGCGGGTGGCTTGGGATCGCCGATTTTGATGTATCTGGCCGCGGCCGGTGTCGGCACCCTGGGCATCGTTGACGATGATTCGGTCGATCTTTCCAATTTACAACGCCAAATCGTGCACACGACGGAACGCATCGGCGTCGCCAAGGTCGATAGCGCCGCCACGGCGCTGCGCGCCATCAATCCCGACATCAATCTGGTACTGCATAAAGAACGTCTGAGCCTGGACAATGTCGAATCGCTCCTGAACGATTACGACCTCGTGACCGATGGGTCGGATAATTTCGCCACCCGTTTTTTAATCAACGACGCCGCCTACTTCGCCAAAAAACCGTTGGTCAGCGGTGCGATTTTACGGTTCGACGGTCAAGTGGCGACGTTCAAGAATTTCCCCGGCGGGCATGAGGATGGGCCTTGTTATCGCTGCATTTTCCGCGAACCGCCGCCCCCGGGCCAAATCCCCAGTTGTTCCGAAGCGGGAGTTTTGGGCGCGTTGTGCGGCACCATCGGATCCTTGCAAGCGACGGAGGTCCTCAAGGAACTGCTCGGCATCGGCGAAAGCCTATCCGGGTCATTGTTGATCTATGACGCCCTTGCGAGCCAATTTCGCACCATCAAGGTAAAGCGCGATCCCGGCTGTCCCCTGTGCGGCGATCATCCAACCATTACCGACCTCTCCATCCATGCCGCACCACAGGTCGACCCTTGCCATGGCTGA
- the cysK gene encoding cysteine synthase A — translation MSSQETKPHFRGRIYDSILDTIGATPLVNLSRLAKAENCKATILGKCEFFNPLASVKDRIGRAMIEDAEKQGRIKPGDILVEPTSGNTGIALAFVCAAKGYKLILTMPESMSSERRKMLAFLGAEIDLTPAAQGMQGAIDRAEELAKTKGYLMLQQFTNPSNPAVHRETTAMEIWQDTDGKVDLVISGVGTGGTLSGIGEALKKLNPKIKMIAVEPEDSAVLSGGVPGPHKIQGIGAGFVPKVLDVDLIDEVVQIGNETAFATARKAARIEGLPVGISSGAALATAIELGQRPEMENKVIVVILPSFAERYLSTPLFEGLGQD, via the coding sequence ATGAGCAGCCAAGAAACCAAACCCCATTTTCGGGGCCGAATTTATGACAGCATTTTGGACACCATCGGTGCGACGCCCTTGGTCAATCTGTCACGTTTGGCTAAAGCCGAAAACTGCAAGGCCACCATTCTTGGTAAGTGCGAGTTCTTCAACCCCCTCGCTTCGGTCAAGGATCGTATCGGCCGGGCCATGATCGAAGACGCCGAGAAACAAGGGCGCATTAAGCCCGGCGATATTCTTGTCGAACCGACGTCGGGCAATACCGGCATTGCCTTGGCGTTTGTGTGTGCGGCAAAAGGTTACAAGTTGATCCTCACCATGCCCGAAAGCATGTCTTCGGAACGGCGAAAGATGCTGGCCTTTTTGGGTGCTGAAATCGATCTGACCCCGGCTGCGCAAGGCATGCAAGGCGCCATCGACCGAGCCGAGGAATTGGCGAAAACCAAAGGCTATTTGATGCTCCAGCAGTTCACCAATCCTTCCAATCCGGCCGTCCACCGCGAAACCACGGCCATGGAAATTTGGCAAGATACCGATGGCAAGGTCGATCTCGTGATCAGTGGTGTCGGCACCGGTGGCACGCTCAGTGGTATCGGCGAGGCGTTGAAAAAGCTCAATCCCAAAATCAAAATGATCGCGGTCGAACCCGAAGACAGCGCCGTGCTGTCGGGTGGCGTTCCCGGCCCGCATAAAATTCAAGGCATCGGTGCGGGTTTCGTGCCCAAAGTCTTGGATGTCGACCTCATCGACGAGGTGGTGCAGATCGGCAACGAAACGGCGTTCGCCACCGCACGAAAGGCCGCACGCATCGAAGGTTTGCCTGTCGGGATTTCATCCGGTGCGGCATTGGCGACGGCCATTGAATTGGGGCAACGCCCCGAGATGGAGAATAAGGTTATCGTCGTTATTCTACCTTCGTTTGCGGAACGCTATCTTTCGACGCCCCTTTTTGAAGGATTAGGCCAGGACTGA
- a CDS encoding Rrf2 family transcriptional regulator yields the protein MLRLSKKMLFAIEAVLDIAYHAGSEPVQSREITRRQDIPRRYLEQALQQLVREDILIGVRGPRGGYRLARERRRISIGDIVRAVRRMETADDPLQDTAGSELGIKVVRPLWLEMQGEVMKQLDQVSIDDMCNRAHKSGIESEGRKSLDFII from the coding sequence ATGCTGCGACTATCTAAAAAAATGCTGTTTGCGATCGAAGCGGTGCTCGACATCGCTTATCACGCCGGCAGCGAACCTGTGCAAAGTCGTGAAATTACACGGCGTCAAGACATCCCCAGGCGCTATTTGGAACAAGCCCTGCAACAGCTCGTGCGCGAAGACATTTTGATCGGTGTACGCGGCCCGCGTGGCGGTTATCGTTTGGCGCGAGAACGCCGCCGGATTTCGATCGGCGACATCGTGCGCGCCGTGCGGCGCATGGAAACCGCCGACGACCCATTGCAAGATACCGCCGGTTCCGAACTCGGCATCAAGGTCGTGCGTCCGTTATGGCTGGAAATGCAAGGCGAGGTTATGAAGCAACTCGACCAAGTCAGCATCGATGATATGTGCAACCGCGCGCACAAATCCGGGATCGAAAGCGAAGGCCGAAAGAGCCTCGATTTCATCATCTAA
- the dut gene encoding dUTP diphosphatase — translation MSDQSIEIGVKRLDHGADLALPQHATPLSAGVDLLAAVAQDLRIEPGQRALVPTGLSIELPAGFEAQVRPRSGLANKHGVTVLNAPGTIDADYRGEVCVLLINHGNEVFTIERGMRIAQMVVAPVSFVTWRESQDLSSSARGAGGFGSTGTHHPVNPDSTNIK, via the coding sequence ATGAGCGACCAAAGCATCGAAATCGGCGTCAAACGATTGGATCACGGCGCGGATTTGGCATTGCCCCAACACGCCACGCCGTTGAGCGCCGGTGTCGACCTGCTCGCCGCCGTGGCTCAAGACCTGCGTATCGAACCGGGCCAGCGGGCGCTGGTGCCGACCGGCCTTTCCATCGAATTGCCCGCCGGTTTCGAGGCCCAGGTGCGACCGCGTTCGGGCCTCGCCAACAAACACGGCGTCACCGTTTTGAACGCACCCGGCACCATCGACGCCGATTATCGCGGAGAAGTTTGCGTGCTGTTGATCAATCACGGAAACGAGGTCTTCACCATCGAACGCGGCATGCGCATCGCCCAAATGGTGGTGGCGCCGGTTTCGTTCGTCACTTGGCGCGAAAGCCAAGATTTAAGTTCATCCGCGCGTGGTGCGGGCGGATTTGGGTCGACGGGGACACATCACCCGGTCAATCCGGACTCAACAAACATAAAATAA
- the coaBC gene encoding bifunctional phosphopantothenoylcysteine decarboxylase/phosphopantothenate--cysteine ligase CoaBC: MLNAKRILLIVTGGIAAYKTPDLVRQLTKAGASVRCVLTKGAEQFVTPLTLASLSGDKVYTDLFSLTDEHEMGHINLSREADVVLVAPATANTLAKMAHGLADNLATTLLLATDKPVLAAPAMNVRMWEHAATRSNVELLKMRGVKMIGPDEGEMACGEWGEGRMAEPEDIVMALNAHFDAAAPLNGFSAIVTSGPTLEAIDPVRYIANRSSGKQGHAIAAALQRLGARVTLISGPVNLPDPVGVKTVHVESARDMQRAVDEHLPADIAVCAAAVADWRVAGEATQKLKKDPIAAAGGTAPSFDMVENPDILAGVSRPGPHRPRLVVGFAAETENVIEYARAKLAKKGCDWICANDVSPETGTFGGDDNTVHLVTRTGVEDWPNQSKTAVAAQLAGRIAEHIASHADASKPGERA, from the coding sequence GTGCTGAACGCCAAACGTATCCTTTTGATCGTCACGGGCGGTATCGCCGCTTATAAGACTCCGGACCTTGTGCGCCAACTGACCAAGGCTGGCGCCAGCGTACGTTGCGTGCTGACCAAAGGTGCCGAGCAATTCGTCACGCCGCTGACGTTGGCGAGCCTTTCGGGTGATAAAGTCTACACCGACTTGTTTTCCCTGACCGATGAACACGAAATGGGCCACATCAACCTCTCTCGCGAAGCCGATGTGGTGCTGGTCGCTCCTGCAACGGCCAACACCTTGGCGAAGATGGCCCACGGTCTTGCCGACAATCTCGCCACCACGCTGTTGCTCGCCACCGACAAGCCGGTACTGGCCGCCCCCGCCATGAACGTGCGGATGTGGGAACACGCCGCGACACGGTCCAATGTCGAATTGCTGAAGATGCGCGGCGTCAAGATGATCGGCCCCGACGAAGGCGAGATGGCGTGCGGTGAGTGGGGCGAAGGCCGCATGGCCGAGCCCGAGGATATCGTGATGGCGCTGAATGCCCATTTCGACGCCGCCGCGCCCCTGAACGGCTTTTCCGCCATCGTCACCAGCGGCCCGACACTCGAAGCTATCGATCCGGTGCGCTACATCGCCAATCGCTCCAGCGGTAAGCAAGGCCACGCCATCGCAGCGGCGCTGCAACGTCTTGGCGCGCGCGTCACGCTGATTTCGGGACCGGTCAACTTGCCCGATCCGGTTGGCGTGAAGACCGTTCATGTTGAAAGCGCGCGCGACATGCAGCGTGCCGTCGATGAGCATTTACCCGCCGACATCGCGGTCTGCGCCGCCGCCGTCGCCGACTGGCGGGTCGCCGGCGAAGCGACGCAAAAGCTGAAAAAAGACCCCATCGCCGCTGCGGGTGGCACCGCGCCCAGCTTCGACATGGTTGAAAACCCCGATATTTTGGCCGGGGTGTCGCGTCCAGGCCCCCATCGGCCGCGCCTGGTGGTCGGATTCGCTGCGGAAACGGAAAATGTCATCGAATACGCCCGCGCCAAATTGGCCAAAAAGGGCTGCGATTGGATTTGCGCCAACGACGTTTCGCCCGAAACCGGAACCTTTGGCGGTGATGACAACACCGTGCATCTGGTGACGCGCACCGGGGTCGAAGACTGGCCCAACCAATCCAAAACCGCCGTGGCCGCACAACTGGCAGGACGCATCGCCGAACACATCGCGTCGCACGCGGATGCCAGCAAACCCGGCGAGCGCGCCTGA
- the ubiB gene encoding 2-polyprenylphenol 6-hydroxylase, translating to MQALRHILRLLSIARTLARHDALFILERLQLAPGVVLFAKLISSRRAPGRPGERLARAFQDMGPSFIKVGQMLSTRSDLLGEEMAADLSKLQDKLPPFSGAEARAAIEAEFGRPVDDLFSHFDDEAIAAASIAQVHFAVTTDGEEVAVKILRPGIEDAFKNDLELFFWGARLLQRARPELRRLKPVETVSTLARSVEMEMDLRFEAAAADEMRENFAGDGNVFVPSIDWLRTGQRIMCTQRVYGIPFGDIDAIKAAGHNPHEVLRKTAETFFYQAFRDGFFHGDMHPGNLFVLPDGAIAIVDFGIMGRLDRTSRRHLAELLMSFLTRDYRRAAEVHFEAGWIPKHQPIEEFTHACRSIAEPILDRPQNEISIARLLGQLFQITEVFEMETQPQLLLLQKTMLVAEGTGRRLAPDANMWLIARPLIEAWMRANLGPEARLQEAAQQTLDVLKRLPAVVKGLENALSQFDEHGLKLHPDTVAQLRGNRQRNGWFAPAVVLVAIGAAILGLTAF from the coding sequence TTGCAAGCCCTCCGTCACATTCTTCGTCTGTTGTCGATCGCGCGCACCTTGGCGCGGCACGATGCGCTGTTCATTCTCGAACGCCTGCAACTCGCCCCCGGGGTGGTGCTGTTCGCCAAGTTGATCTCCAGCCGTCGCGCGCCCGGCCGTCCCGGCGAGCGCTTGGCGCGTGCGTTCCAAGACATGGGCCCGAGCTTCATCAAGGTCGGTCAGATGTTGTCGACCCGCTCGGACCTGTTGGGTGAAGAAATGGCCGCCGACTTGTCCAAGCTGCAAGACAAGCTGCCGCCATTTTCCGGCGCCGAGGCTCGCGCCGCCATCGAGGCCGAATTCGGTCGGCCTGTCGATGATCTGTTTTCCCATTTCGACGACGAGGCCATCGCCGCTGCGTCCATCGCCCAGGTGCATTTCGCTGTCACCACCGATGGTGAAGAAGTCGCGGTGAAAATCCTGCGTCCCGGCATCGAAGACGCGTTCAAGAACGATTTGGAGCTGTTTTTTTGGGGTGCGCGGTTGTTGCAACGCGCCCGTCCCGAATTGCGCCGCCTAAAACCGGTCGAAACCGTGTCGACGCTGGCGCGTTCCGTGGAAATGGAAATGGATCTACGCTTCGAGGCCGCCGCCGCCGATGAGATGCGCGAAAACTTTGCCGGCGACGGGAACGTCTTTGTGCCGTCCATCGACTGGCTGCGCACCGGCCAGCGCATCATGTGCACCCAGCGCGTTTACGGTATCCCGTTCGGCGACATCGACGCCATCAAAGCCGCAGGGCACAACCCCCACGAGGTTTTGCGCAAAACCGCAGAGACGTTCTTTTACCAAGCGTTTCGCGACGGCTTTTTCCACGGCGACATGCATCCCGGCAACCTTTTCGTGCTGCCGGACGGCGCTATAGCCATCGTCGATTTCGGCATCATGGGGCGGCTTGACCGCACTTCGCGCCGTCATCTGGCGGAATTGTTGATGTCGTTTCTGACCCGCGATTACCGCCGCGCCGCCGAAGTGCATTTTGAAGCGGGCTGGATCCCCAAACACCAACCTATCGAAGAGTTCACCCACGCGTGCCGGTCCATCGCCGAACCGATCTTGGACCGCCCGCAAAATGAAATCTCCATCGCTCGTTTGTTGGGTCAATTGTTCCAGATCACCGAGGTTTTCGAAATGGAAACCCAGCCGCAATTGCTGTTGCTGCAAAAAACCATGCTGGTGGCCGAAGGGACGGGTCGACGCTTGGCGCCTGATGCCAACATGTGGCTGATCGCCCGGCCGCTGATCGAAGCCTGGATGCGCGCCAATCTCGGCCCCGAAGCGCGCCTGCAGGAAGCCGCGCAACAAACGCTCGACGTGCTGAAACGCTTACCTGCCGTCGTTAAAGGACTTGAAAACGCGTTAAGCCAGTTCGACGAACACGGCCTCAAGCTGCATCCAGACACCGTCGCGCAATTGCGCGGCAATCGCCAGCGCAACGGTTGGTTTGCCCCGGCTGTGGTCCTGGTCGCCATTGGTGCCGCGATATTGGGCCTTACCGCCTTTTAA
- the ubiE gene encoding bifunctional demethylmenaquinone methyltransferase/2-methoxy-6-polyprenyl-1,4-benzoquinol methylase UbiE, producing the protein MSTNTQKTPEPEIIQPEAIQPGESTTHFGYKTVREEDKVEMVRGVFNNVASKYDLMNDLMSMGVHRLWKNRLIEKLRPHAGQKLLDVGGGTGDIAFKYLDAGGDDVTVFDINDEMLQVGRDRAIDRGSLTGIQWMQGNAEELPFEDATFDAYTIAFCIRNVTHIDRALREARRVLKPGGHFLCLEFSKVVAPGLGAIYDTYSFSLLPKIGEVVADDRDSYQYLAESIRRFPDQETFKAMIEDAGLDVVNYENLTGGIACIHSAWRT; encoded by the coding sequence ATGAGCACCAATACACAAAAAACACCCGAACCCGAAATCATCCAGCCCGAAGCCATTCAGCCGGGCGAGTCCACCACGCACTTCGGTTACAAGACCGTGCGTGAAGAGGACAAGGTCGAAATGGTCCGCGGCGTTTTCAACAACGTCGCGTCCAAGTACGACTTGATGAACGATTTGATGAGCATGGGCGTGCACCGCCTGTGGAAGAACCGCTTGATCGAAAAGCTGCGTCCCCACGCTGGGCAAAAGCTGCTCGACGTCGGCGGCGGAACCGGCGACATCGCGTTCAAGTATCTCGATGCCGGCGGCGACGATGTCACGGTGTTCGACATCAACGACGAAATGCTGCAAGTCGGGCGCGACCGCGCCATCGACCGCGGATCGCTGACCGGCATTCAGTGGATGCAAGGCAACGCCGAAGAACTGCCGTTCGAAGACGCCACGTTTGACGCCTATACCATCGCGTTCTGTATCCGCAACGTCACCCACATCGACCGCGCCCTGCGCGAAGCGCGCCGCGTGCTCAAGCCCGGCGGACATTTTTTGTGTTTGGAATTTTCCAAGGTTGTGGCTCCCGGTCTCGGCGCGATTTACGACACCTATTCGTTTTCGCTGTTGCCGAAAATCGGCGAAGTGGTGGCGGATGATCGCGATTCTTACCAGTATCTGGCCGAATCCATTCGCCGCTTCCCCGATCAGGAAACCTTCAAGGCGATGATCGAGGATGCCGGGCTGGACGTGGTCAATTACGAAAACCTGACCGGCGGTATCGCCTGCATTCACAGCGCATGGCGCACCTAA
- the mutM gene encoding bifunctional DNA-formamidopyrimidine glycosylase/DNA-(apurinic or apyrimidinic site) lyase, protein MPELPEVETVRRGLAPVMEGAVFARVQLRRADLRIPFPKDFIQRLEGASIVTVGRRSKYLLIQTQKDTLIWHLGMSGQVRIYAPGDTVAPVGKHDHVQFDLNTGAHIVFTDPRRFGLMDLCATDALADHRLIRSIGPEPLGNAFSGPVLAQALKGKRVAIKQAIMDARVVCGVGNIYASESLYRAGISPKRAAGTVQGGRAEKLATAIKAILNEAIQAGGSTLKDHRTTDGGLGYFQHNFAVYDRAGQACPGCDCDVSKTGGIQRLEQGGRSTYYCPRKQR, encoded by the coding sequence ATGCCTGAGCTGCCCGAAGTCGAAACCGTTCGCCGTGGACTGGCCCCCGTGATGGAAGGGGCCGTTTTCGCGCGCGTTCAGCTACGCCGGGCGGACTTGCGCATCCCGTTTCCCAAGGACTTCATCCAACGCCTGGAAGGCGCGTCGATCGTCACGGTGGGGCGGCGATCCAAATACCTTCTTATACAGACGCAAAAAGATACGTTGATTTGGCACCTCGGCATGTCGGGCCAGGTGCGCATCTACGCCCCCGGCGATACGGTCGCACCGGTGGGCAAGCACGACCATGTGCAGTTCGACCTGAACACCGGCGCGCATATCGTTTTCACCGACCCGCGCCGCTTTGGTTTGATGGATCTGTGCGCCACCGATGCGCTCGCCGATCATCGGCTGATCCGATCCATCGGGCCGGAACCGCTGGGCAACGCCTTTTCCGGCCCGGTCTTGGCGCAGGCGCTGAAAGGAAAGCGCGTGGCGATCAAGCAAGCCATCATGGATGCCCGGGTGGTGTGCGGGGTCGGCAACATCTATGCGTCGGAAAGTTTGTATCGCGCCGGCATTTCGCCCAAGCGCGCCGCGGGCACGGTCCAGGGCGGGCGGGCGGAAAAGCTCGCGACCGCGATCAAGGCCATTTTGAACGAAGCCATCCAGGCCGGTGGCTCGACCTTGAAAGATCATCGCACCACCGACGGCGGTCTGGGATATTTTCAACACAATTTCGCGGTATACGACCGTGCGGGCCAGGCGTGTCCGGGATGCGATTGTGATGTTTCAAAGACAGGGGGCATTCAGCGCTTGGAACAAGGCGGGCGCTCCACCTATTATTGTCCGCGCAAACAACGCTAG